The following coding sequences lie in one Alloacidobacterium dinghuense genomic window:
- the thiE gene encoding thiamine phosphate synthase, translated as MALSLPPLYPILDASFLPDFERGAYLMRVVCELEEAGVTLLQYRNKHSVEEIPHDALIMRGGATSAVRLIMNDHPELAVDAGFNGVHVGQTDVAPLEARKVVGPERIVGVSTHNRAQLEAADKMPVDYIAFGPVFTTASKANPDPVVGLDGVSEVRSLTKKPLVAIGGITLENARSVLDAGANSVAVISAIFGPGKDSAKIAKDFLRIFR; from the coding sequence ATGGCTCTTTCGTTGCCGCCGCTTTACCCAATTCTTGATGCGTCGTTTCTGCCTGACTTCGAACGAGGCGCTTACCTGATGCGCGTCGTTTGCGAACTGGAGGAGGCCGGTGTCACGCTGCTGCAGTACCGGAATAAGCACAGCGTTGAAGAGATTCCGCATGATGCACTGATCATGCGCGGGGGTGCTACAAGCGCGGTTAGGCTCATCATGAACGATCATCCAGAGCTTGCGGTCGATGCTGGCTTTAATGGCGTGCATGTGGGGCAGACGGATGTCGCTCCGCTTGAAGCGCGCAAGGTTGTAGGGCCGGAACGGATTGTCGGCGTTTCGACTCACAATCGTGCACAGCTTGAGGCTGCAGATAAAATGCCGGTGGATTACATCGCGTTCGGGCCGGTGTTCACGACGGCGTCGAAGGCTAATCCTGACCCGGTGGTGGGGTTGGATGGCGTGAGCGAGGTGCGCAGTCTCACTAAAAAGCCTCTGGTGGCAATTGGCGGGATTACGCTTGAGAATGCGCGCTCAGTGCTTGATGCTGGCGCGAACTCCGTCGCCGTGATTTCAGCGATATTTGGGCCGGGCAAAGATTCTGCGAAAATAGCAAAAGACTTTCTCCGCATTTTCCGGTAG
- a CDS encoding ankyrin repeat domain-containing protein, translating to MPNPQDVLPLPPRPSLERYRKLAKELLKASKSSDETAISEWTNRWIEAIAKHTHGKRPAIEKTRDANRTERFAREQLSESCTLSSAQFVIARSHGFENWPKFVKHLNALAKQSSSLSRFEAAADAIITGKFAALRRLLREDPQLIHMRSTREHQATLLHYVAANGVENYRQKTPKNIVQITNLLLEAGAEIDATANVYGGGATTLGLAATSIHPELAGVQVGLLQTLLDHGASIEQLDSPRNRPQAVLSCLANGRLRAAAFLAERGAVLTLESAAGIGRLDLVRNYFEDGGVLKPSATQKQLESGFLYACGYGHTEVVQFLLTKCIDLATHGGDGQTGLHCAVIGGHLDTIKLLLQHNPPLDFENIYGGTVLGQTLWSAAHGGDPERYTAIIRTLIAAGARVPPRHAAINKQVDDLLKKHGSHTEPTWYWSEDEKPRF from the coding sequence ATGCCCAATCCGCAGGATGTGCTGCCCCTCCCTCCACGTCCGAGCCTCGAACGCTACAGGAAACTAGCCAAAGAACTCCTCAAGGCCTCTAAATCAAGCGACGAAACCGCGATCAGCGAGTGGACCAACCGATGGATCGAAGCAATCGCCAAGCACACACATGGTAAGCGACCGGCCATCGAGAAGACGCGCGATGCCAATCGAACTGAACGCTTCGCGCGAGAACAGCTTTCTGAAAGTTGCACGCTATCGAGTGCACAATTTGTTATCGCACGCTCGCACGGCTTCGAGAACTGGCCGAAGTTCGTAAAGCATCTTAATGCGTTAGCGAAACAGAGCTCATCCCTTTCCAGATTCGAAGCTGCAGCCGACGCTATTATCACAGGTAAATTTGCAGCGTTAAGGCGCTTGCTGCGCGAAGACCCCCAACTCATCCACATGCGCTCGACCCGCGAACACCAAGCCACACTGCTGCATTACGTCGCGGCGAACGGAGTCGAAAACTACCGCCAGAAAACTCCAAAGAACATTGTGCAGATCACAAATCTTCTGCTCGAAGCTGGCGCCGAGATCGATGCAACGGCAAATGTCTATGGCGGCGGAGCAACGACACTCGGCCTCGCAGCGACAAGCATTCACCCCGAACTCGCCGGCGTGCAGGTAGGGCTTCTTCAAACCCTGCTCGACCATGGTGCAAGTATTGAGCAGCTAGATAGCCCAAGGAACCGCCCACAGGCAGTTTTGAGCTGCCTTGCAAACGGCCGTCTTAGAGCCGCAGCGTTTCTCGCCGAGCGTGGTGCGGTACTGACGCTCGAATCCGCCGCAGGTATCGGCCGTCTCGATCTTGTCAGGAATTACTTCGAAGATGGCGGCGTGCTCAAACCGAGCGCTACTCAAAAGCAACTGGAATCAGGATTCTTATACGCCTGCGGCTACGGTCATACAGAAGTCGTCCAATTTCTGCTAACGAAATGTATCGATCTCGCAACACACGGAGGTGACGGCCAAACCGGCCTGCATTGTGCGGTCATCGGAGGCCACTTGGATACGATCAAGCTCCTGCTGCAACACAATCCGCCGCTTGATTTCGAAAATATCTACGGAGGAACGGTGCTCGGCCAGACCCTATGGTCGGCAGCACACGGGGGCGATCCCGAGCGCTACACCGCAATCATTAGAACACTGATAGCAGCCGGCGCCAGAGTCCCGCCTCGCCACGCTGCGATTAACAAACAAGTCGACGATCTGCTGAAAAAACACGGCAGCCACACTGAGCCGACTTGGTATTGGTCAGAAGATGAAAAGCCGCGATTTTAG
- a CDS encoding type II toxin-antitoxin system VapB family antitoxin: protein MATNLALDDELINEARLIGGHKSKKAAVTAALEEYIQRHKQLEVIRLFGKIDFAPAYNYKAERSLRKQ from the coding sequence ATGGCCACTAATCTCGCTCTCGACGACGAATTGATCAACGAAGCCCGCTTGATCGGAGGACACAAATCCAAGAAGGCTGCAGTTACAGCTGCGCTTGAGGAATACATTCAGCGACATAAGCAGCTTGAAGTCATCCGGCTTTTTGGCAAAATAGACTTCGCTCCCGCATACAACTACAAAGCAGAAAGGTCTTTGCGCAAACAGTGA
- the vapC gene encoding type II toxin-antitoxin system VapC family toxin, with translation MLVDTSVWSLALRRQQENLNNQQLRLRRALEELIMEGRAQLLGVIRQELLSGIRHQQQFEKLRRTLRAFHDVVITTEDHEEAARIANRCRAEGVAGNPIDFFISAVAVRRKWEVFTLDEDFQRYRKCISLGIFKP, from the coding sequence GTGCTCGTCGATACCTCTGTCTGGTCTTTAGCCTTACGACGTCAACAGGAAAATTTGAATAACCAGCAACTGCGGCTCCGTCGTGCGCTTGAGGAGTTGATAATGGAAGGGCGCGCGCAGTTACTGGGAGTTATACGGCAGGAATTGCTTAGCGGAATCCGTCACCAGCAACAATTTGAAAAATTGCGTCGAACGTTGCGTGCCTTTCACGACGTCGTCATCACGACAGAAGATCACGAAGAAGCAGCGAGGATCGCAAATCGTTGCCGGGCGGAAGGAGTGGCAGGAAATCCCATTGATTTCTTTATCTCCGCTGTAGCCGTACGACGTAAATGGGAGGTCTTCACGCTCGATGAAGATTTTCAGCGATACAGGAAATGCATTTCACTTGGAATCTTCAAGCCTTAA
- the accC gene encoding acetyl-CoA carboxylase biotin carboxylase subunit → MFRKVLIANRGEIALRVICACKELGIRTVAVYSEADRNSLHVRFADEAICIGPPRSAESYLNVPAVISAAEIADVDAIHPGYGLLSENANFAEVCRASNIKFIGPPPEVTRLMGEKEKARQAMKKAKVPILPGSDGVIQNEDEAIEWAKSVGFPVILKATAGGGGRGMRVVRSADELPGLFQAASSEAANAFGNGSLYMEKFIERPRHIEFQILADEHGNVISLGERECSIQRRHQKLIEEAPSLQVTQKMRDDIGKTLKRSLEGVGYQNAGTIEFLMDEDGKLYFIEMNTRIQVEHPVTEMVTGIDLVKAQLRIASGEKLSSILPEPTTIRGHAIECRINAEHPEKFTPSAGKITVFNIPGGNGIRVDTAQYAEGVVPPYYDSLIAKLIAHGKDRNEAMARMRRALDMFVVEGIHTTIPLHRGIFLDDEFREGQFDTKFMERYFEREKERKEAELGV, encoded by the coding sequence ATGTTTCGTAAGGTTTTGATCGCCAATCGTGGCGAAATTGCGCTGCGTGTGATTTGTGCCTGCAAGGAACTGGGCATTCGCACGGTGGCTGTATATTCCGAAGCTGACCGCAACTCGCTGCATGTGCGCTTTGCCGATGAGGCCATTTGCATCGGGCCGCCGCGCTCAGCGGAGAGTTATCTCAATGTTCCGGCCGTCATCAGCGCGGCCGAAATTGCCGATGTGGACGCGATTCATCCCGGCTATGGACTGCTGAGCGAGAACGCGAATTTCGCGGAAGTGTGCCGCGCTTCGAATATCAAGTTCATTGGGCCGCCACCGGAAGTGACGCGGTTGATGGGCGAGAAGGAGAAGGCGCGTCAGGCAATGAAGAAGGCCAAGGTGCCAATTCTTCCCGGTTCAGACGGCGTGATTCAGAACGAAGACGAAGCAATCGAATGGGCAAAGTCGGTTGGCTTTCCGGTGATTCTGAAAGCGACGGCTGGCGGCGGTGGACGCGGCATGCGCGTCGTACGTTCTGCTGATGAGCTGCCGGGGCTTTTCCAGGCGGCGAGCAGCGAGGCGGCGAATGCCTTCGGCAACGGCTCTCTCTATATGGAGAAGTTCATCGAGAGGCCACGGCACATCGAATTTCAGATTCTGGCCGATGAGCATGGCAATGTGATTTCGCTGGGCGAGCGCGAGTGTTCGATTCAGCGGCGGCATCAGAAGCTGATTGAAGAGGCTCCGTCGCTGCAGGTGACGCAAAAGATGCGCGACGACATTGGCAAGACGCTGAAGCGGTCGCTGGAAGGTGTCGGCTACCAGAACGCGGGCACGATTGAGTTTCTGATGGATGAGGATGGCAAGCTGTACTTCATCGAAATGAACACGCGCATTCAGGTTGAGCATCCGGTGACGGAGATGGTGACGGGGATCGATCTGGTCAAAGCGCAGCTGCGCATTGCTTCGGGCGAGAAGCTTTCGAGCATTCTGCCGGAGCCGACGACGATTCGCGGGCATGCGATTGAATGCCGCATCAACGCGGAGCATCCGGAGAAGTTCACGCCGTCAGCCGGAAAGATTACGGTTTTTAATATTCCGGGTGGCAATGGCATCCGTGTGGATACTGCGCAGTACGCGGAAGGTGTTGTGCCTCCGTATTATGATTCGCTGATTGCCAAGCTGATTGCGCATGGCAAGGATCGCAATGAGGCGATGGCGCGCATGCGGCGAGCGCTCGATATGTTCGTGGTCGAAGGGATTCACACGACGATTCCGCTGCATCGCGGAATTTTTCTCGACGATGAGTTCCGTGAGGGGCAGTTCGATACGAAGTTCATGGAACGGTACTTCGAGCGCGAGAAAGAGCGCAAGGAAGCTGAGCTTGGGGTTTAG
- the accB gene encoding acetyl-CoA carboxylase biotin carboxyl carrier protein: MNPEEMKELKELIEFLKESKIGEFDLERGDLKVRIKFAQEGASADLASLSRLLAAAPAAVPPPITLPAVQAAAAAPTAAPVPVSDDASLHIVKSPIVGTFYEAPGPGTPAFVKVGDQVEQGQVLCIIEAMKLMNEIESDATGEIVKRFVQNGQPVEYGQQLFAVRPH, translated from the coding sequence ATGAATCCAGAAGAGATGAAAGAACTCAAAGAGTTAATTGAGTTCCTGAAAGAAAGTAAGATTGGCGAGTTTGACCTCGAGCGCGGCGACCTGAAGGTCCGCATCAAGTTTGCCCAGGAAGGCGCTTCGGCTGATCTGGCGAGTTTGAGTCGGCTGCTGGCGGCTGCACCTGCCGCGGTTCCTCCTCCGATTACGTTGCCTGCGGTGCAGGCGGCGGCTGCCGCACCAACTGCGGCTCCTGTTCCCGTGAGCGATGATGCTTCCCTGCACATTGTGAAGTCGCCGATTGTCGGGACATTTTATGAGGCGCCTGGTCCGGGAACGCCAGCGTTCGTGAAAGTTGGCGATCAGGTGGAGCAGGGGCAGGTGCTCTGCATCATCGAGGCGATGAAGTTGATGAATGAGATCGAGTCCGATGCGACGGGCGAGATCGTGAAGCGTTTTGTCCAGAATGGCCAGCCGGTGGAGTATGGCCAGCAGCTCTTTGCGGTGCGTCCGCACTAG
- a CDS encoding M24 family metallopeptidase: MRNHLGRIRALRKQMREQGIDAMLVTHLPDVRYVCGFTGSNAALAVTAKRAAMFTDGRYTSQSKEETLGARVVIAKKSALREACAWLEEPGVAAAYFDPEQTTVAALEIMRDALSKGKRRGFFQALKKPIVSELRMVKDADELLLMERAALLGCNLFTAVLPHMQAGVTESEIAADLEFFARSMGAEGMSFETIVASGKRSALPHGRATTAKVPGRGFVTLDFGVILNGYCSDMTRTVHMGKPGREEQSAYEAVLEAQEAAVAAVKPGATCGEVDEAARSVLRGAKLDKYFTHSTGHGVGIEIHESPRVAAEQKQVLEPGMVITIEPGVYIEGKFGIRIEDMVAVTKSGGKILTPAPKAMIQL; the protein is encoded by the coding sequence CAGGGAATTGACGCGATGCTGGTGACGCATCTGCCGGATGTTCGCTATGTATGCGGTTTTACCGGATCGAATGCGGCGCTGGCTGTGACGGCGAAGCGCGCGGCGATGTTTACCGATGGGCGCTACACTTCTCAATCCAAAGAAGAGACGCTGGGCGCTCGCGTTGTGATTGCGAAGAAGTCGGCGCTGCGCGAGGCCTGCGCGTGGCTGGAAGAGCCTGGCGTTGCTGCTGCGTATTTTGATCCGGAACAGACTACGGTGGCTGCGCTGGAGATAATGCGCGATGCGCTGAGCAAAGGGAAGCGGCGTGGATTCTTTCAAGCTTTGAAAAAGCCCATTGTTTCGGAACTGCGCATGGTGAAGGATGCCGACGAGTTGCTGCTGATGGAGCGGGCTGCGCTGCTGGGGTGCAATCTGTTTACGGCGGTGCTGCCGCATATGCAGGCGGGCGTGACGGAATCGGAAATCGCGGCCGATCTTGAATTTTTTGCGCGCAGCATGGGCGCGGAGGGCATGTCGTTTGAGACGATCGTGGCTTCGGGAAAGCGGTCGGCGCTTCCGCATGGACGCGCGACAACAGCGAAGGTGCCGGGGCGCGGCTTCGTGACGCTCGACTTCGGTGTTATTCTCAATGGTTATTGTTCAGATATGACGCGCACTGTCCACATGGGCAAGCCGGGCAGGGAAGAACAGTCTGCGTACGAGGCAGTGCTGGAGGCGCAGGAGGCAGCGGTTGCTGCAGTAAAGCCAGGCGCAACTTGTGGAGAAGTAGATGAAGCCGCGCGGAGTGTGCTGCGCGGGGCAAAGCTGGACAAGTACTTTACCCATTCCACTGGGCATGGTGTCGGGATTGAGATTCACGAGTCGCCGCGGGTTGCGGCAGAGCAAAAGCAGGTGCTTGAGCCGGGCATGGTGATTACGATAGAGCCGGGCGTTTACATCGAAGGGAAATTTGGCATTCGCATTGAAGACATGGTTGCCGTGACAAAGAGCGGCGGAAAAATTCTGACGCCTGCGCCGAAGGCGATGATCCAGTTATGA